A segment of the Fimbriimonadaceae bacterium genome:
CCCTGTGTGGCCAGCGTCTCCAACTGCTTGACCTGCTCTTCGGGCCCCTTCGCGGTCACGACCGTCACGTCCGCGTCGGCGGCCAAGTCCTTCTTGGCCTGGTTCGCCCAGTAAACGACGCCGGAGGTCCAGCCGTGGTCGGCCGCGGGGATGCTGACGCCGATCTTGTACTTCTTCCCTGTCGATGCCGTGGCGTCGGGCGCCTTGGCCCCAGGTTCCGTCTTCGGGGCTTCGGGCGCGTTGCACCCGGCCAGGGCGACCGCCAGAGACGCGGCCGCAAACCAAGCGAAGTTCACCTTCATGGTGACGCCATTCTAGCCGGAACGGCCCGACGATTGTCGCCCTACCCGCTCTTCTGACCGCGCTGGATGAGCACGGCGAGCAGGATGATCGTCCCTTTGACGACGCCTTGCCAATAGATGCTGACCCCCGACGCGACCAGCATCGTGGTGATCATGCCCAGCAACAACACCCCCACCAAGGTGCCCCAGACCCGGCCCCGCCCGCCTACCAGGCTCGTGCCGCCGATCACGACCGCGGCGATCGCGTCGAGTTCGTAGAACGAACCTGACGATGAACTAGAGACGGAGTTGAGCTTGGACGCCCCGATGACGGCGGCAAGCCCGACGCACAGGCCGACCAGACAGTAGGTGACGATCTTGACCTGGTTGACCGGGACGGCGGCATAGAGCGCGGCCTTTTCGTTGGCGCCGACAGCCACGACCCGTCGCCCGTACGGCGTGCGCTCCAGGAGGAACGTCGCCGCCACCACGGCAAGGACAAAAGCGATGACGATGAACTGGACCGTCAACGGCTTGCCGTTCGTGCCCATGATAAACGGCACCGGGACACCGGCGGAGGCGATGTTCTCAAACGCGCCGGTGCTGAGCGAGTTGATCGTCCCCCCGTCCGATAAGGCTTGGGTCAACGACCGGAACGCCAGCAGTCCACCCAAGGTCGCGACAAAAGGCGCGATCCGCCCGACGGTGACGAGGAGCCCGTTGACCAACCCTCCCACCGTCCCGACCGCGACCGATGCCAGGACCCCGGCCATGACGGCAGCCCCTTCGGCCCCTTTCCCCTCGATGACCTTGTTCATGGCCAAGATCCCCACGCCCCCGGCCAGGGCCATGAGGCTCCCCACGCTCAGGTCGATGCCGCCACTGACGATCAGCAAGGTCATCCCGATCGATATGAAGCCGACCTCGCAGTTCTGGGAAAAGAGGTTGCGCAGGTTGTCTGGGTTGAGAAAGACCTTCTGTTGGGTGACCATGTTGAACCCCAACAAGGCAAAGAAGGCGATCAAGACGCCCCACTTCTGCATGAACTCGCCGAACTTCAAGCCTCGACTCCCGCAACCAACATCATCATCTTCTCTTCCGTCATGTCTGCTCCGGTGAGCTCGCCCACCGTCCTACCGTCCCTGATCACCACCGCGCGGTCACACAGGCCGATCAACTCGGGCATTTCACTGCTGATGACCAGAAACGTCATTCCTTCCGCC
Coding sequences within it:
- a CDS encoding ABC transporter permease, producing the protein MKFGEFMQKWGVLIAFFALLGFNMVTQQKVFLNPDNLRNLFSQNCEVGFISIGMTLLIVSGGIDLSVGSLMALAGGVGILAMNKVIEGKGAEGAAVMAGVLASVAVGTVGGLVNGLLVTVGRIAPFVATLGGLLAFRSLTQALSDGGTINSLSTGAFENIASAGVPVPFIMGTNGKPLTVQFIVIAFVLAVVAATFLLERTPYGRRVVAVGANEKAALYAAVPVNQVKIVTYCLVGLCVGLAAVIGASKLNSVSSSSSGSFYELDAIAAVVIGGTSLVGGRGRVWGTLVGVLLLGMITTMLVASGVSIYWQGVVKGTIILLAVLIQRGQKSG